The Corynebacterium camporealensis genome contains a region encoding:
- a CDS encoding DNA methyltransferase, translating into MADFDSIVNVEEWISDYYLTTDEKGSSFSKRVDDATKQWRNTDKEAKQAEKEGRVQLNAESPLARVTSRREAIQTQLSALGENASDEQLEQVYDLIDQAFGYPRQREIELSRNSQPLTFTASMDERGSFVSLRAGQLQALEDFTTLELLGEQPTLGEKEQDLTAYQLVGEIFLAEQAPELIVIHAGNWMILAERESWPLGRYLAVDVGLAIERNDQRAKGELPRIVAILAAEHVMRGADGTTWWLDTLQQAREHSVKVSEELRGAIKASIEIIGNDVLQRRAAQNLSAEDIEGNELANQALRYLYRILFLLFAESSPELQILPTGDADYVEGYGVSRLRDMILSEPTSQRAQNGTHLYESLQLLFNLVNNGHQAQLDDEHQQDITTGSTDDGLVFRNLDADLFKSEATSYIDEVQLSNLALHNVLRNLLLTKEKRGADRGFISYATLGVTELGQVYEGLMSYTGFIAQEDLVEVAKHGNPEKGSWVVPEHQVNDLPDDCVVYEQQEAEHGGLERRPRRFRRGSFVYRQSSRDRERSASFYSPPVITEFTVGQAIEELEKTGRIDTADDILTLTICEPAMGSGAFAVEAVNQLAELYLEKKQQELGEEIPGDERTQELQRVKAYIALHQVYGVDLNKTAVELAEISLWLNTMTKELKAPWFGLHLRHGNSLVGATRSTFDVKDLKTKKYLTATPKHHPVQELASHIGDDNTALKSKGSIFHFLVPAKGWGAAADAKDLKDIAPDEIKAMKNWRKNIAKGLTAAQIKQAQAISNQAERLWELSLVRLRIAEDQIRRDLPLWGRENHSTAKNVTRDQIEKELLHNLDGAYLRLRTAMNVWNALWYWPVTAVDELPDMDEYLAAMQDLLGTWNPGKANRNQTQQAFGFDLSWDELDYVESLDRASSGRRPFDDVLNDHPWLNTATKVSDEQAFFHWDLDFAPVMSTGGFDFQVGNPPWVRPRTDVDALLSEHDPWFNLALKPTQAEKKKRRAKLADDQRVRETLFKGIADSVVTSAVLGDVARYPHLQGQQPDLYRGFMERTWQITAADGVISLIHPESHFTEKKAAPLRAGAYLRLRRHWHFVNELVLFDVDHHNSYGIHVYGAAQPTPSFIAAASMYHPRTAIDSLVHDGSGPLPGFKDDNNNWDLRPHRDRIITVDEEMLKVWNSILEEPGTPLLETRTVYSVNSEAAGVLAKLADAPRVKSLGLSFSGGWHETADKKAGYFDSSWQHPDSWDDVILQGPHLGVSTPMIKQPNPTMKHNQDWSEIDLEAMPEDFIPATAYLPEHGRSTYRFDYGTWEVNGEQVLVADQYRVAWRRMAATTGFRTMYPALIPPGTLHVHPVQSAGLPRDAHQLPVLGATLSSFVIDFFVRSSNPGDLHPSTVKALPLASHFEIELAEKYLQLNCLTKAYTEIWEWETKTPWTGNAALRNAKERWQAQNEIDAMVALSLGVTLEELLMIYRTQFPVMRRYDQTDLYDANGRKVPSEILKLVKKAKGEETLSEADRTWIHPQSEVEYVFEYPFAPLDREADLAEAYERYASMLDES; encoded by the coding sequence ATGGCAGATTTCGATTCCATCGTCAACGTCGAGGAATGGATCTCGGATTATTACCTGACCACCGACGAAAAGGGCAGCTCCTTTTCCAAGCGCGTCGATGATGCCACCAAGCAGTGGCGCAACACCGACAAAGAAGCCAAGCAGGCCGAAAAAGAAGGCCGCGTCCAACTCAACGCGGAATCCCCATTGGCACGCGTGACTTCTCGTCGTGAGGCTATCCAGACGCAGCTTTCCGCACTCGGTGAGAACGCTAGCGATGAACAACTCGAGCAGGTCTACGACCTCATCGACCAGGCCTTCGGCTACCCACGCCAGCGCGAGATTGAACTCTCCCGAAATAGCCAGCCATTGACCTTCACCGCTTCCATGGATGAGCGCGGTTCCTTTGTCTCCCTGCGTGCCGGGCAACTCCAAGCACTGGAAGATTTCACCACGCTAGAACTCCTCGGCGAGCAGCCCACGCTAGGGGAGAAGGAACAGGACCTGACCGCGTATCAGCTCGTCGGTGAAATCTTCCTGGCTGAACAAGCACCGGAACTTATCGTCATCCACGCCGGTAACTGGATGATTCTTGCCGAGCGCGAATCCTGGCCATTGGGCCGCTACCTCGCCGTCGATGTCGGCCTGGCCATTGAACGCAACGACCAGCGCGCCAAGGGCGAACTCCCGCGCATCGTGGCCATCCTGGCTGCCGAACACGTCATGCGCGGTGCCGACGGCACCACCTGGTGGCTCGATACCCTCCAGCAAGCCCGCGAACACTCCGTCAAGGTCTCGGAGGAACTTCGCGGTGCCATTAAGGCCTCTATCGAAATCATCGGCAACGATGTTCTCCAACGTCGTGCCGCACAGAACCTCAGCGCAGAAGATATCGAAGGCAATGAATTAGCCAACCAGGCCCTGCGCTACCTCTACCGCATTCTCTTCCTGCTCTTCGCTGAGTCCTCCCCGGAGCTGCAGATCCTGCCGACCGGCGATGCCGACTACGTCGAAGGCTACGGCGTATCCCGCCTGCGCGACATGATTCTCAGTGAACCAACCTCGCAGCGCGCCCAGAACGGCACCCACCTCTACGAGAGCCTGCAGCTGCTTTTCAACCTGGTCAACAACGGGCATCAAGCCCAGCTTGATGACGAACACCAACAGGACATCACCACCGGCAGCACCGACGACGGACTCGTCTTCCGTAACCTCGACGCAGACCTCTTCAAGAGCGAAGCCACCTCCTATATAGATGAGGTTCAGCTGTCGAATCTGGCGCTGCACAACGTATTGCGCAACCTGCTGCTGACCAAGGAAAAGCGCGGTGCCGATCGTGGTTTCATTTCCTACGCCACCCTGGGTGTGACCGAACTTGGGCAGGTCTACGAGGGCCTGATGTCGTATACCGGCTTTATCGCCCAAGAAGACTTGGTCGAAGTAGCCAAGCACGGCAATCCCGAGAAGGGCTCCTGGGTCGTACCCGAGCACCAGGTCAACGACCTTCCCGATGACTGCGTGGTCTACGAACAACAAGAAGCCGAACACGGTGGTCTTGAGCGCCGCCCCCGTCGTTTCCGTCGCGGCAGCTTCGTCTACCGCCAGTCTTCCCGTGACCGTGAGCGTTCCGCGTCCTTCTACTCCCCACCAGTCATTACCGAGTTCACTGTCGGCCAGGCTATCGAGGAACTAGAAAAGACCGGACGCATCGACACCGCCGATGACATCCTCACGCTGACCATTTGTGAGCCGGCCATGGGCTCAGGCGCCTTCGCCGTGGAAGCAGTCAACCAACTTGCCGAGCTCTACCTAGAGAAGAAACAACAGGAACTCGGCGAAGAAATCCCTGGCGACGAGCGCACCCAGGAACTCCAGCGCGTCAAGGCTTACATTGCTCTGCACCAGGTCTACGGCGTCGACCTGAACAAGACAGCCGTCGAACTTGCCGAGATCTCCTTGTGGCTCAACACCATGACCAAGGAACTCAAAGCCCCGTGGTTCGGCCTACACCTGCGCCACGGTAACTCCCTGGTCGGTGCCACCCGCTCGACCTTCGACGTCAAGGACTTAAAGACCAAGAAGTACCTCACCGCAACGCCGAAGCATCACCCAGTTCAAGAACTGGCCAGCCACATCGGTGACGACAACACTGCGCTGAAGTCCAAAGGCTCCATCTTCCACTTCCTCGTACCTGCTAAGGGCTGGGGTGCAGCTGCCGATGCCAAAGACCTCAAAGACATCGCACCAGATGAAATCAAGGCGATGAAGAACTGGCGTAAGAACATCGCCAAGGGACTTACCGCTGCCCAAATCAAGCAGGCCCAGGCCATCTCTAACCAGGCCGAACGCCTCTGGGAGCTTTCCCTGGTTCGCCTGCGTATCGCTGAAGACCAGATTCGCCGCGACCTGCCACTGTGGGGACGTGAGAACCACTCCACCGCGAAGAACGTCACCCGCGACCAGATTGAGAAGGAACTCCTGCACAATCTCGACGGTGCGTACCTGCGCCTGCGCACCGCAATGAACGTGTGGAATGCCCTGTGGTACTGGCCAGTCACCGCTGTCGACGAGCTTCCCGACATGGACGAGTACCTCGCCGCCATGCAAGACCTCCTGGGTACCTGGAACCCGGGCAAGGCCAATCGCAACCAAACCCAGCAAGCCTTCGGCTTCGACTTGAGCTGGGATGAACTCGACTATGTCGAATCCCTCGACCGCGCGTCCTCTGGCCGCAGACCGTTCGATGATGTCCTTAACGATCATCCCTGGCTGAACACCGCCACCAAGGTTTCCGACGAACAAGCCTTCTTCCACTGGGACCTCGACTTCGCTCCAGTGATGTCTACCGGCGGCTTCGACTTCCAGGTTGGTAATCCGCCGTGGGTTCGTCCGCGTACCGATGTCGATGCCCTGCTGTCCGAGCACGACCCGTGGTTCAATCTGGCGCTTAAGCCCACCCAGGCAGAGAAGAAGAAACGCCGAGCAAAGCTTGCCGATGACCAACGCGTCCGCGAAACCCTATTCAAAGGTATCGCTGACTCTGTGGTTACTTCCGCAGTGCTTGGTGATGTCGCCCGCTACCCACACCTACAAGGCCAACAGCCCGATCTTTACCGCGGCTTCATGGAGCGTACTTGGCAGATCACTGCTGCCGATGGCGTGATCTCCCTCATCCACCCTGAGTCACACTTCACCGAGAAGAAAGCTGCACCGCTGCGTGCAGGCGCATATTTGCGACTGCGTCGTCATTGGCACTTCGTAAATGAGTTAGTGCTCTTCGATGTCGATCACCACAATTCTTACGGCATCCACGTTTATGGTGCTGCGCAGCCAACGCCGTCGTTTATTGCCGCAGCGTCGATGTACCATCCTCGAACTGCAATCGATTCGCTCGTTCACGATGGCTCCGGACCCCTGCCGGGCTTTAAGGACGACAACAACAATTGGGACTTGCGCCCGCACCGTGATCGCATCATCACTGTTGATGAGGAAATGCTGAAGGTCTGGAACTCGATTCTTGAGGAGCCAGGCACACCACTTTTGGAGACCCGCACTGTGTACTCCGTCAACAGTGAGGCAGCGGGTGTTCTGGCAAAGCTTGCCGACGCTCCCCGCGTGAAATCACTTGGTCTGAGCTTTTCTGGTGGTTGGCACGAGACAGCTGACAAAAAGGCAGGTTACTTCGATTCGTCTTGGCAGCACCCCGATTCGTGGGATGACGTCATTCTCCAGGGGCCGCATCTTGGTGTGTCTACCCCAATGATTAAGCAGCCAAATCCAACGATGAAGCACAATCAGGATTGGTCCGAGATTGACCTCGAAGCAATGCCTGAGGACTTTATTCCGGCTACCGCGTATCTCCCAGAGCATGGTCGGAGTACCTATCGCTTCGACTATGGAACTTGGGAAGTTAACGGTGAACAAGTTCTGGTTGCTGATCAATACAGAGTTGCGTGGCGACGTATGGCTGCGACAACGGGCTTTAGAACGATGTACCCTGCATTGATTCCTCCGGGTACGTTGCATGTGCACCCTGTGCAATCCGCAGGGCTGCCTCGGGACGCGCATCAACTTCCGGTTCTTGGAGCGACCCTGTCGTCGTTCGTTATTGATTTTTTCGTGCGTTCTTCGAACCCAGGTGATTTACATCCCAGTACCGTTAAAGCATTGCCTTTGGCGTCGCATTTCGAAATTGAATTGGCTGAGAAGTACCTGCAGTTAAATTGTTTGACCAAGGCATATACCGAGATTTGGGAGTGGGAGACAAAGACTCCTTGGACAGGAAATGCCGCTTTAAGAAACGCCAAGGAGCGTTGGCAAGCGCAGAATGAAATCGATGCCATGGTGGCTTTGTCATTAGGGGTGACGTTAGAAGAACTGTTGATGATTTACCGCACGCAATTCCCAGTGATGCGCCGTTACGATCAAACTGACCTTTATGATGCCAATGGGCGCAAGGTTCCAAGCGAGATCCTCAAACTTGTAAAGAAGGCTAAAGGAGAAGAAACACTTTCCGAGGCTGACCGCACGTGGATTCATCCCCAGTCGGAGGTCGAGTACGTCTTTGAGTACCCATTTGCGCCTTTGGACCGTGAAGCAGACTTGGCCGAAGCATATGAGCGTTATGCTTCGATGTTGGATGAAAGCTAA
- a CDS encoding DEAD/DEAH box helicase, with amino-acid sequence MSSLIPTYAADHISDGLSEYLTTSFSLAEDLTAQQLRAFLQDPKGGMFYGPYVRTRLPYAAAERKDWDGILGWLPKGFQPYRHQAEAFARLSSRDTATGDMKRPDPTLVVTGTGSGKTEAFLYPILDHCRRVGGKGIKALIMYPMNALATDQERRLAKLLSEEAALAGVSAGLYTGEVATGGRRVVSERGLITDRSVIRDSPPDILLTNYKMLDQLLLRDADQMLWEKSAETLQYLVLDEFHTYDAAQGTDVAMLLRRLGLMLKKHQPKDFLTAEQAKLPLGRVTPVATSATLGGKAGSSSAGATDMLDFAYTVFGERLEPSSVVGETLLTVPQWQETIPELVGQSIVSSTGPSVDVMKSVVDQVATSADDYDAAVHTAMCSQVLSCDEASIESAIAAMAGNELVLSILQAAASPVPLGQDESLVPDGEHSTVPSLVEQVFDGKVLRGNRELCLEFLAIVLSELAYLRAEFGAQRGWDGKKIPGVETHLWVREISRIDRAVGSVSESDGDDDGSGGSQMFRWSDDGKVALPTGHIDTSHSWLPAIYCRRCGRSGWMLGTQPGGDSYETDPARIRQLFRRGPERQRPLIDATSEVIDGAVRGEEENSRVRWLNLATPELSDAEPSDQVKEQDPVAPVLVYVGDDVEDRAKAQSCPSCGEDDAIRFLGSSVATLLSVALSNLFGMDSLDNGEKKTLVFADSVQDAAYRAGFMQNRARAFALRARIWRAVDSYYEDENEGDVPWVTLDLLAERMVEHARSEEDPAAEARSLYELLPPELAEVHTFKPVWDKDATSDQRRHAKDRLKKRLNLDLALQFGDRVDLPRSLVSTGSLSTSVDVSDDILLDAAKSSLVEVMATDDEVLAWARGVLEQMRIQGGIYHPWFKEYLRNDCNPYMLNKRDARAKGVPAFARGNSPSFPRSGEKLKGYQAKKNNSESMPVDAQQGWYARWTKQALAVSTGSAFAAANAVSELFRQLELAEVLRSVPTNSGGRMYYLEPSKIVVGQESNPEILECTACHMRVGVDSSARSALQGAPCFTLSCPGRYEVTAIEDNYYQQLYRSRNTRTVVSAEHTGLVPTAKRKEIEDQFKLPAEKQQADAPNVLVATPTLEMGIDIGDLSTVMLSSLPRTVASYVQRVGRAGRLTGNSLIIALVRGRGTALTKLVHPLETIAGSVTTPAAYLSARDIMHRQFIAYLIDSNEVEARVGQLHNARNVFSDREENLVGVLEELASQDLTAQLDSFISTLARHTSEDVLNELREWASEGGLLGELRAARKDWNDTLYQLFDRQAILRERVEDIDSRLSTGIDDEQLQKMRDTTRAALRFANQQIEKHTEEYWIAALERVGLLPNFTLLDDAVEFHLSVSSFDEEKGAFDTSSYDYSRGVSSALTELAPGNTFYVQGIGAQIDSVELGSHNSALTQWRLCPECSYSEATGAVLSTDDDYAIAAPAAGACPSCGSPAFAERGQLIDVIEMSKVYASVDASRSAISDRDDERRSLMFQTQLSFSVPEGGHGTAWYLAGSGFGMEHLPRVDMRWLNLGKHGGGSKKMLAGSEREAPLFRVCERCGHLDSEAGKNHWSDHAPWCELRDVQDEQVVTFALGRTLSTQGVLIRLPEMLGMLDDSTLPSLVSALLLGFKEYLGGNPEHLNISIVRTESDGQPEDMLLVHDSIPGGTGYLAQFTDPAHVRGLLEVAYKRLVSCACADEERQACPSCLLPYAVSGAVDKTSRQAAVAALAKILADTKHLDADEDPLAVSWQGHITTEVPERSSRSKLEQRFIEQLRAELKKLNASVIEQTIGGHARWDIDFGGRSGHKWVMEEQVQIGGTVPDVVFSTADNQVRNIALYLDGASFHASEVHNRVGDDFAKRNTLYRSGYLPWTLTWQDIDRQQARGNNEGNQPSAWVTARMRNILAKELDISNDRLDLLDQGPFSQLLWLLREPEGTAGNVWKRLSQAAFLEAAFGGTRAGKDTIEHSYRECVNLVVPKNGNMTNGSLSLDNREQELDPEGWRIFIELSNLAYLNADGANVTVEDSIVEPVVAEDAVVPSVSEEVPDSTASLSAEWEAVVDEFDGEDEVQTALRALAEAGVAAPAEDDIGAEVNQVPVVALWPEAKAVLLFAEDLDDVGEELTAEGYTVAGADFETAPDAFVQALR; translated from the coding sequence ATGTCGAGCCTTATTCCTACTTACGCAGCTGACCACATCTCTGATGGTTTGTCGGAGTATCTCACCACGAGCTTTTCGCTGGCAGAGGACTTAACCGCACAGCAGTTACGTGCGTTCCTGCAGGACCCGAAGGGCGGCATGTTCTACGGTCCTTATGTGCGTACGCGACTGCCTTATGCTGCTGCGGAACGTAAGGATTGGGACGGGATTTTGGGATGGCTCCCGAAGGGATTCCAACCGTACCGGCATCAGGCTGAGGCATTCGCGCGCTTATCATCGCGTGATACAGCCACCGGAGACATGAAGCGTCCGGATCCGACATTGGTGGTTACTGGCACTGGTTCGGGTAAGACGGAGGCCTTCTTGTATCCGATCCTGGACCATTGTCGTCGAGTAGGCGGCAAGGGCATTAAGGCGCTCATTATGTATCCGATGAATGCCCTTGCAACTGACCAGGAACGTCGCTTGGCGAAGCTATTAAGCGAAGAAGCGGCTTTGGCGGGTGTGAGCGCTGGTCTGTATACCGGTGAGGTTGCCACCGGTGGTAGGCGAGTGGTTTCAGAGAGGGGACTGATTACAGATCGCTCGGTTATCCGTGACTCTCCGCCCGACATCTTGCTGACGAACTACAAGATGCTCGACCAATTGCTGCTTCGTGATGCAGACCAGATGCTCTGGGAGAAGTCCGCTGAAACTCTGCAGTACTTGGTGCTCGACGAGTTCCACACCTATGACGCTGCCCAAGGCACCGACGTTGCGATGTTGCTGCGTCGCCTTGGCTTGATGCTGAAGAAGCACCAACCCAAAGATTTCTTGACCGCAGAACAAGCAAAGCTGCCATTGGGTCGAGTGACGCCGGTGGCTACGTCGGCAACTTTGGGAGGTAAGGCTGGTTCTTCCTCCGCTGGTGCCACTGACATGCTGGACTTCGCCTATACGGTGTTTGGTGAGCGTCTTGAGCCTTCATCAGTCGTGGGGGAGACCCTTCTAACTGTTCCTCAGTGGCAAGAAACCATCCCTGAATTGGTTGGACAGTCAATTGTCTCTAGTACTGGGCCATCAGTAGATGTGATGAAATCCGTTGTCGACCAGGTCGCGACCTCTGCTGACGATTACGACGCAGCTGTTCATACAGCAATGTGTTCGCAAGTTCTGAGCTGCGATGAAGCATCGATTGAGTCTGCAATTGCCGCCATGGCAGGCAATGAACTAGTGCTCTCCATTCTGCAGGCAGCGGCATCACCAGTTCCATTGGGACAAGATGAATCCCTAGTTCCGGATGGCGAACACAGCACTGTCCCTTCGCTGGTCGAGCAGGTCTTTGATGGAAAAGTTCTGCGCGGTAATCGAGAGCTCTGTTTGGAGTTCCTCGCAATCGTACTTTCCGAACTGGCGTACTTGCGTGCTGAATTTGGTGCGCAGCGCGGTTGGGACGGTAAGAAGATTCCCGGTGTGGAAACACATTTGTGGGTCCGTGAGATTTCTCGAATTGATCGGGCAGTGGGATCTGTATCTGAGTCTGACGGTGATGATGACGGCTCAGGTGGATCGCAGATGTTCCGCTGGTCTGATGACGGCAAGGTAGCTCTTCCCACTGGGCATATCGATACTTCGCATTCGTGGTTGCCTGCTATTTATTGCCGTCGTTGTGGTCGCTCTGGCTGGATGTTGGGTACTCAACCCGGTGGTGACTCCTACGAGACTGATCCGGCAAGGATTCGTCAGCTATTCCGTCGTGGACCAGAGCGCCAGCGCCCTCTGATTGATGCCACCAGCGAAGTAATTGATGGTGCAGTGCGTGGCGAAGAAGAAAACTCGCGCGTACGCTGGCTGAACTTGGCTACGCCTGAACTTTCAGATGCGGAACCGAGCGACCAAGTCAAAGAACAAGATCCGGTCGCACCAGTATTGGTATATGTCGGCGACGATGTCGAAGATCGTGCCAAGGCGCAGTCCTGTCCATCCTGTGGCGAAGACGATGCCATTCGTTTCCTTGGCTCATCGGTAGCTACTTTGTTATCGGTTGCGTTGAGCAATCTCTTCGGTATGGACAGCCTCGATAACGGAGAGAAGAAGACTCTGGTCTTTGCCGATTCTGTTCAGGATGCGGCATACCGTGCCGGCTTCATGCAGAACCGCGCCCGTGCTTTCGCGTTGCGTGCACGCATCTGGCGAGCAGTGGATTCCTATTACGAGGATGAAAACGAAGGCGATGTGCCATGGGTGACGCTGGATCTCCTAGCTGAACGAATGGTCGAGCATGCACGCTCTGAAGAGGACCCCGCTGCGGAGGCACGATCGTTGTATGAGCTTCTCCCACCCGAATTGGCTGAAGTTCATACCTTCAAACCTGTATGGGATAAAGACGCTACGAGTGACCAGCGGCGTCATGCAAAGGATCGTTTGAAAAAACGACTGAACCTGGACCTGGCACTCCAGTTCGGTGACCGCGTAGACCTTCCTCGCTCGCTGGTATCCACCGGCTCGTTGTCGACCAGTGTTGACGTGTCCGACGATATTTTGCTGGATGCAGCAAAGAGCTCGCTGGTTGAAGTCATGGCAACGGATGACGAAGTACTGGCGTGGGCGCGCGGAGTATTGGAACAGATGCGCATTCAGGGTGGTATCTACCACCCGTGGTTCAAGGAATACCTACGCAATGACTGCAATCCGTACATGCTCAACAAGCGTGATGCGCGTGCCAAAGGTGTTCCGGCTTTTGCGCGTGGCAACTCGCCGAGCTTCCCTCGCTCGGGTGAAAAGCTCAAGGGCTATCAGGCAAAGAAGAACAACTCGGAAAGCATGCCGGTAGATGCTCAACAGGGCTGGTATGCACGTTGGACCAAGCAGGCACTGGCAGTCTCGACTGGTTCGGCATTCGCTGCGGCAAACGCGGTAAGCGAGCTGTTCCGTCAACTGGAGCTCGCTGAAGTTCTTCGTTCCGTGCCGACGAACAGCGGCGGCCGGATGTACTACCTGGAACCCAGCAAGATTGTGGTCGGCCAGGAGAGCAATCCGGAGATTCTCGAGTGCACGGCGTGCCACATGCGTGTCGGCGTCGATTCGAGTGCTCGTTCTGCTCTGCAGGGAGCTCCCTGCTTCACGTTGTCGTGCCCAGGCCGTTACGAAGTAACTGCGATTGAGGATAACTACTACCAGCAGCTGTACCGCTCACGGAACACCCGGACCGTTGTCTCTGCGGAGCACACCGGTCTGGTTCCTACCGCTAAGCGCAAGGAGATTGAAGACCAGTTCAAACTACCGGCTGAAAAGCAGCAAGCTGACGCGCCGAACGTCCTGGTGGCAACACCGACCCTCGAGATGGGTATCGACATCGGTGATCTATCCACAGTGATGCTGTCGTCGTTGCCGCGAACCGTTGCAAGCTACGTACAGCGTGTGGGCCGTGCAGGCCGTCTTACTGGTAACTCGCTCATTATTGCTTTGGTGCGTGGTCGCGGTACCGCTCTCACCAAGCTCGTGCACCCACTTGAGACCATTGCTGGTTCGGTCACGACGCCGGCAGCGTATCTGTCAGCGCGCGACATTATGCACCGCCAGTTCATTGCGTACCTCATCGATAGCAATGAGGTTGAGGCTCGAGTGGGTCAATTGCACAACGCCCGCAACGTCTTTAGCGATCGCGAAGAAAACCTCGTTGGTGTGCTCGAAGAGTTGGCGTCACAAGACCTGACGGCGCAACTAGATTCCTTTATCTCGACTCTGGCTCGGCACACCTCGGAAGACGTGCTGAATGAGCTGCGGGAGTGGGCGAGTGAAGGTGGACTTCTTGGTGAACTGCGCGCTGCCCGCAAGGACTGGAACGATACTCTGTACCAGCTCTTTGATCGTCAGGCGATTCTGCGCGAGCGAGTAGAAGACATCGATTCTCGTTTGAGCACTGGCATCGACGATGAGCAGCTGCAGAAGATGCGGGATACAACTCGTGCGGCGTTGCGTTTTGCGAACCAGCAAATCGAAAAGCACACCGAAGAGTACTGGATTGCAGCACTTGAACGTGTAGGCCTGCTGCCGAACTTCACCTTGTTGGATGACGCAGTGGAGTTCCATCTGTCGGTGTCTTCATTTGATGAGGAGAAGGGCGCATTCGATACCAGCTCTTATGACTACTCACGTGGTGTTTCTTCCGCCCTGACCGAACTTGCACCGGGCAATACCTTCTATGTGCAGGGCATCGGTGCGCAGATTGATTCAGTCGAGCTTGGTTCACACAACTCAGCATTGACGCAGTGGCGACTGTGCCCGGAGTGCTCGTACTCCGAGGCAACAGGTGCGGTGCTCTCGACGGATGACGACTACGCAATCGCTGCGCCTGCCGCAGGTGCGTGCCCGTCGTGTGGCAGTCCGGCGTTCGCAGAGCGCGGTCAGCTCATCGATGTCATTGAGATGTCGAAGGTCTATGCGTCGGTGGATGCATCGAGGTCTGCGATTAGCGATAGAGATGATGAACGCCGATCACTGATGTTCCAAACCCAGTTGAGCTTCTCCGTTCCAGAAGGCGGTCACGGTACTGCGTGGTATTTGGCTGGTTCTGGTTTCGGTATGGAGCATTTGCCGCGTGTGGATATGCGCTGGTTGAACCTTGGTAAGCATGGCGGTGGTTCCAAGAAGATGCTGGCTGGTTCCGAACGCGAAGCACCACTCTTCCGTGTGTGTGAACGTTGCGGTCACCTTGATTCCGAGGCTGGCAAGAACCACTGGAGTGACCACGCACCATGGTGTGAATTACGTGATGTACAAGACGAGCAGGTCGTGACCTTCGCGTTGGGCCGTACGTTGAGCACACAGGGCGTGCTCATTCGTCTGCCGGAAATGCTAGGCATGCTGGACGACTCGACGCTGCCGTCACTGGTGTCCGCGTTGCTGTTGGGCTTCAAGGAATACCTCGGCGGTAATCCGGAGCACCTCAACATCTCCATCGTGCGCACTGAGTCTGACGGCCAGCCTGAAGACATGTTGCTGGTTCATGACTCCATCCCGGGTGGTACTGGTTACCTGGCACAATTCACCGACCCGGCACATGTACGAGGTCTTCTGGAAGTTGCGTACAAGCGACTGGTGTCATGTGCTTGTGCGGATGAAGAACGCCAGGCGTGCCCGTCGTGCTTGCTGCCTTACGCGGTATCTGGTGCGGTGGATAAGACATCCCGCCAGGCAGCTGTTGCTGCACTGGCAAAGATTCTGGCTGATACTAAGCACCTTGATGCGGATGAAGATCCACTCGCGGTGAGCTGGCAAGGCCACATCACCACGGAGGTTCCGGAGCGTAGTAGCCGTTCCAAGTTGGAGCAGCGCTTCATTGAACAGCTTCGGGCGGAGCTGAAAAAGCTCAACGCGTCTGTCATTGAGCAAACCATTGGTGGTCATGCTCGTTGGGATATTGACTTCGGCGGACGCAGCGGTCATAAGTGGGTCATGGAAGAACAAGTCCAAATCGGTGGAACTGTTCCTGACGTGGTGTTCTCAACTGCAGACAACCAGGTCCGCAACATTGCGCTCTATCTGGATGGTGCGTCCTTCCACGCCAGTGAGGTGCACAACCGCGTAGGGGATGACTTTGCGAAGCGCAATACTCTCTACCGTTCGGGCTATTTGCCGTGGACTCTGACGTGGCAGGACATCGATAGGCAGCAAGCCCGTGGCAACAATGAAGGCAACCAGCCTTCTGCCTGGGTGACTGCTCGCATGCGCAATATTCTGGCCAAAGAACTTGATATCTCCAACGACCGCCTGGACTTGCTCGACCAAGGTCCTTTCTCGCAGTTGCTGTGGCTACTGCGTGAACCTGAAGGTACGGCCGGCAACGTATGGAAGCGCCTGAGCCAGGCTGCGTTCTTGGAAGCTGCGTTCGGCGGTACGCGTGCTGGGAAGGACACGATTGAGCATTCTTATCGCGAATGCGTGAATCTTGTGGTGCCGAAGAATGGCAACATGACCAACGGTTCGCTCAGCCTTGATAACCGGGAACAGGAACTGGACCCGGAAGGTTGGCGCATCTTTATTGAGCTATCCAACTTGGCCTACCTCAACGCCGATGGTGCGAATGTCACCGTGGAAGATTCCATCGTCGAACCCGTGGTTGCCGAGGACGCAGTGGTGCCTTCAGTAAGCGAGGAGGTACCGGATAGTACTGCTTCCTTGTCTGCTGAATGGGAAGCAGTGGTCGACGAATTCGACGGCGAAGACGAAGTCCAAACTGCTCTGCGCGCACTAGCCGAAGCCGGCGTTGCTGCACCAGCAGAAGATGACATCGGTGCCGAAGTCAACCAAGTACCAGTGGTTGCGCTGTGGCCAGAAGCCAAGGCGGTGCTGCTCTTTGCCGAAGACCTCGACGATGTCGGTGAAGAACTTACCGCGGAGGGGTACACCGTGGCTGGTGCCGATTTCGAAACTGCTCCAGACGCATTTGTCCAGGCACTGCGATAG